The following are from one region of the Alicyclobacillus fastidiosus genome:
- a CDS encoding spore germination protein codes for MLDTDVSINERVLRGVFQNCSDVIFRSIMAGKIKMLFVYVDGLIDTKMLDQVVLKPLLFEGMPNGMERVRSVSQIVKDQLIAIAETKVVHKISEVVEGVLKSKLAILIEGEGAALVADLKGFEKRSVEEPAAEIAVRGPRDGFTETLRVNTALVRRRIRSPKLKMESSTVGSLSQTDIVIAYVEGIVQDSVLNEVRERVQRIQIDSVLESGYIEEFIEDHPYSPFPTVQNTERPDVVCASILEGKVAIFVDNTPFVLIVPLTFWTGFQAVEDYYERFGYSTFIRFIRLVLFNMSLFFPSLFVAATTFHPQLIPTNLLISIAAAREGVPFPAVVEALLMEFMFEGLREAGIRLPKPIGSAVSIVGALVIGEAAVQAGIISAPIVIVVSTTGIASFAIPRYNFGIAYRMLRFPMLFMAGMMGLYGVAFVALMIFIHLVNLRSFGIPYLTPVAPQIPGNLKDIFWRSPRWTMTHRPALISGKSNKRLPEGQKPSPKRGRNSK; via the coding sequence TTGTTGGATACAGATGTCTCCATTAATGAACGGGTACTAAGAGGGGTATTCCAAAATTGTTCGGATGTAATATTCCGCTCGATTATGGCCGGGAAAATTAAAATGCTTTTCGTTTACGTCGATGGTCTAATCGATACAAAAATGTTGGATCAAGTGGTCTTAAAACCATTGCTATTCGAAGGTATGCCTAATGGAATGGAAAGGGTTCGATCGGTTTCACAAATCGTTAAAGACCAACTGATTGCCATTGCAGAAACTAAAGTAGTTCATAAAATCAGCGAAGTCGTGGAGGGTGTATTGAAATCGAAACTCGCCATTCTCATTGAAGGGGAAGGCGCCGCATTAGTGGCTGATTTAAAGGGATTCGAGAAACGAAGTGTGGAAGAACCAGCCGCGGAAATCGCAGTACGTGGTCCACGAGACGGTTTTACGGAAACGCTTCGAGTCAATACAGCATTAGTACGAAGAAGAATTCGGAGTCCAAAACTAAAAATGGAATCCTCGACGGTGGGTAGCCTTTCTCAGACAGATATCGTGATTGCATATGTTGAAGGAATTGTGCAAGATTCGGTTCTGAATGAGGTACGCGAGAGAGTTCAACGAATCCAAATAGACTCGGTTTTAGAGTCGGGTTACATAGAGGAGTTTATTGAAGATCATCCCTATTCTCCCTTCCCAACAGTTCAAAATACCGAACGACCTGATGTGGTCTGTGCATCTATTTTGGAAGGGAAAGTCGCGATTTTCGTCGATAATACACCGTTTGTATTAATTGTACCGTTAACTTTCTGGACAGGATTCCAAGCAGTGGAAGATTACTATGAACGCTTTGGCTACTCGACCTTTATTCGTTTCATACGGCTCGTACTGTTCAATATGTCCTTGTTCTTTCCTTCTTTATTTGTTGCTGCTACAACTTTTCATCCTCAGTTGATTCCTACAAATCTGTTGATCAGTATTGCCGCAGCCCGTGAAGGAGTACCGTTTCCTGCGGTCGTTGAAGCATTACTCATGGAATTCATGTTTGAAGGCTTGCGGGAGGCAGGTATTCGACTCCCGAAACCCATTGGATCAGCGGTGAGTATCGTAGGTGCGTTAGTGATTGGGGAAGCAGCGGTACAGGCAGGGATCATCTCTGCGCCCATCGTGATTGTTGTCTCGACCACGGGCATCGCGTCGTTTGCCATACCTCGATATAACTTTGGAATTGCCTATCGAATGCTGCGTTTTCCGATGTTGTTCATGGCGGGTATGATGGGTTTATATGGGGTTGCCTTTGTCGCCCTTATGATTTTTATTCATCTTGTGAATTTACGTTCGTTTGGGATTCCGTATCTCACACCAGTTGCACCGCAAATTCCCGGAAACTTGAAGGATATATTCTGGCGGTCGCCAAGGTGGACTATGACCCATCGCCCAGCTTTGATATCCGGTAAATCCAACAAGAGACTTCCAGAAGGTCAAAAACCCAGTCCAAAACGCGGCAGGAACTCCAAATGA
- a CDS encoding cyclase family protein has protein sequence MLPGYRVIDLTVTISRKLPAVWPTHMPFDAKMWNYYVPLVERQGYVPSEAPYQTRYSILGDHVGTHFDAPTHFIPPPDSGLPHANEWGLQTADKVPLDDLIGSGVVIDLTSLAKHGTLGESPWITIEHINEWETKNGKIKPGSIVLFYTGWDKYYVEGVEGLAYTSNPLKKSVIGWPAPHFSTIRYLCQRGIKCLGTDAPSIGAVQDMTSGHVEGLGRGMRYIEELTGLEKLPPRGFIFMFLPVKIENSSGGTGRAIALLPESN, from the coding sequence ATGTTGCCTGGATATAGAGTTATCGATTTAACAGTGACTATCTCAAGGAAACTACCTGCTGTGTGGCCGACGCATATGCCTTTTGATGCAAAAATGTGGAATTACTACGTTCCATTAGTAGAAAGACAAGGATACGTACCGAGCGAGGCTCCATATCAGACTCGATATAGCATTTTAGGGGACCATGTTGGCACTCACTTCGATGCACCTACGCATTTTATTCCACCGCCGGATTCAGGGTTACCTCATGCAAATGAGTGGGGGTTGCAAACGGCTGATAAGGTTCCACTTGACGATTTAATTGGAAGTGGTGTGGTCATTGACTTAACCAGTCTTGCGAAACACGGCACGTTGGGGGAAAGTCCGTGGATCACGATTGAGCATATCAACGAATGGGAGACAAAAAACGGTAAAATAAAACCAGGCTCCATCGTGCTGTTCTATACAGGCTGGGACAAATATTACGTAGAAGGTGTCGAAGGGCTAGCCTATACGAGCAATCCGTTAAAAAAATCGGTCATTGGGTGGCCGGCACCTCACTTTTCAACGATAAGATACTTGTGTCAACGCGGAATAAAATGCCTAGGCACGGATGCGCCGAGTATTGGTGCAGTACAAGATATGACTAGCGGTCATGTTGAAGGACTTGGGAGAGGTATGCGGTACATTGAAGAACTTACAGGTTTAGAGAAATTACCACCCCGAGGTTTTATTTTTATGTTTCTTCCCGTTAAAATTGAGAATTCAAGCGGTGGAACGGGAAGGGCAATTGCATTACTTCCAGAGAGTAATTAG
- a CDS encoding ATP-binding protein — MPIQNLLVNVLIIALSICSSFGLNHLFKDKFLAINVGCLSSLASVLCMSFPLMLDPGHIYDMRSTVLLLAILYGGYGAGISVTMISFIYRYLLSGTGFFEMVITFAPVLAIAFYLHTSFKHESRAKKTIIAVMLDLAIATENIAITLSRDTVSFQHILYLLLWAFINVAGISLMIFLIETITDKILIARHVQNLEKTQLVNGLTASIAHEIRNPLAVCRGFIQLLSEMSTDKKQLSYTSIVLSELDRASSIIDDYLSFAKPQLHKIECADLSQLVSQTLNTISSFAMLRNVTIVHQLKPYLYVMIDPHKFVQSIMNIMKNGIESMPEGGTLTVDVIREKDLAVVNITDTGVGMTQKQVELLGKPYYSTKTSGTGLGLMATYSFIKIMKGKIQVRSQLGEGTCFSIILPLSADPEVSVDMAVPRYE, encoded by the coding sequence TTGCCAATTCAAAACCTACTAGTAAACGTCCTCATTATCGCGTTGTCCATATGCTCATCATTTGGCTTAAATCACTTATTTAAAGATAAATTTTTAGCAATAAATGTCGGTTGTTTGTCTAGTTTGGCTTCAGTTTTATGTATGTCATTTCCGTTGATGTTAGATCCAGGACATATTTATGACATGAGAAGTACCGTACTTCTTCTGGCAATACTGTATGGGGGATACGGCGCAGGAATTTCTGTAACGATGATTTCTTTTATTTATCGATATCTCCTCAGTGGCACCGGATTTTTTGAAATGGTGATCACATTTGCTCCCGTACTAGCTATTGCGTTTTATCTTCACACCAGTTTTAAGCATGAATCAAGAGCCAAGAAGACAATCATTGCAGTCATGTTGGACCTTGCTATCGCCACTGAAAACATCGCAATAACGCTTTCTAGAGACACAGTATCTTTTCAGCACATTCTATACTTATTGTTGTGGGCTTTCATAAATGTAGCCGGAATTAGCCTCATGATATTTTTAATTGAAACAATAACGGATAAAATCCTCATCGCTCGTCATGTACAGAATCTGGAGAAAACTCAACTGGTGAATGGTTTAACTGCATCCATAGCACACGAAATCAGAAACCCTCTCGCAGTTTGTCGTGGCTTTATCCAGCTTTTAAGTGAGATGAGTACCGATAAAAAACAGTTAAGCTATACAAGCATCGTTTTATCTGAGTTAGACCGGGCTAGTTCGATTATTGATGACTACCTCTCGTTCGCTAAGCCACAACTTCACAAAATTGAGTGCGCAGACCTATCACAACTTGTTTCGCAAACACTCAATACAATTTCCTCATTTGCCATGCTGAGAAACGTGACTATTGTTCATCAATTGAAACCATACCTGTACGTGATGATCGACCCTCACAAGTTCGTGCAGTCCATTATGAACATCATGAAAAACGGTATTGAGTCAATGCCAGAAGGCGGGACCCTTACTGTGGACGTAATTCGTGAAAAGGACTTAGCTGTGGTCAATATTACAGATACAGGAGTCGGGATGACTCAAAAACAAGTTGAACTCTTAGGTAAACCTTACTACTCAACAAAAACCTCTGGAACAGGACTTGGGCTAATGGCGACTTACAGTTTCATCAAAATCATGAAGGGAAAGATTCAGGTACGAAGCCAACTAGGAGAAGGAACATGCTTTTCTATCATTCTTCCCTTGTCAGCTGATCCAGAAGTGAGTGTCGATATGGCGGTTCCTAGATACGAATAG